In the Clostridium cellulovorans 743B genome, ATCCCCCTTCCTCCTCCAACTGTAAGCTTGCTTGAGAAATCAGGTATTTGAGTAAAGTTTCCAAACTCTTCAAGCAAAAAATTAACTCTATTTTTTAATCTTCCACCTCTAGCATCAGCAGATTTAACTAGTTCACTATAATGTTGTGCTACTAATAAACTTGCCAAAGGATAATAAGTGGTATTTTCATCAGGAAGAATTATAAATAATGCTCTTTTCTTACTTCCTGTTTCCTTTGGATCATAGTCACTAGCATTAGTCATTGAATTAATAAGTGGATTAGTAAATAGCCTTAAGGTTGTTAAAGCAGCAGTATAAAAACTTCCCCTAGTTTTACTTGGAGCAACTTCTGATATTGCAAGAAGTCCTTTTGCTGGATGAGTTGGACTAAGTCTTTTGTTATACTCAATAATTGGCATTGTCTTTCCTATGGTTTTACACATCTCACTTATAAAGAAATATACATTGGTCATATTTTGATACTTTTTATTAGCTCCATGCCTGTTATCATAAACAACACTCATTATAGAACTTGCAATTATACTTGCATTTCCATCGGTCCATATTCTCTCTCCCTTTGGCTCTCCAACTAGTTGAGAAGTTAAGTCCCAGGTAGCATCAACAGCCGCTGCAATATCGTCTCTGTCAACTGCTTCAATGATTGGTTGAAGAAAGTTATATCTATTACTTTTTAGTGGATTCTTAAAATCTATAGCAATAACCTCATAGCCTAATCTTTCAAGAAATATATGTGTATACTGGTAAAGTTCAGCTTTGGGATCACTAAAAATCATACTTTCCCCAGCTAGTGCCATAACACCTACACTTTGAAGCACTTCTGTTCTGGTCTTTCCACAACGTGTTGCTCCAATACAAAGACTATGAACATCTTCACCTATAAAGTAAATTTTCTCTTTTCCTTTTTCTTTATTTAGTCCAAGAACTATACCACCCTTCGATATATATTTCTTTGGATCACTGGACACATTTTCGAATTTATCTTCTGAATTTTCAATACATATTTCCTGCTCTGTATTTGAGATACATTGCTGTGCTTGTTCCTTTTCTTCATTTTCCTCACCTTCTTTCTCAATATCTTCTTTTAGATCATCTTGCCCATGTTCAATTAGGTATTTTATTAATGGATCTTCTTCATCAAGTATGAAACTTTCAAAAGCTTCTTCCTTTTCTTTTTCAGTAAGCCAACGAGCAGAACCAAATTGTTTCTGTCCAACTGCAACTGGTGTTGAAATATCTGGTGTTATACTTATTAACCTACTTTCATAAGGCTTATTATTTGTCATCATAAGTAGCACTACAAGAATCACTATAAGGCTATTTAGACATAAAAAAAGCATCAAGTGCTGTTTACTTGATACCATACTTTCTATACAATATTTAGTTTCAGGAATTGATAACCTGGTACTTTGTCTTGATAATAATAAATGTAAGTTTGTTGAAAAGTATATGTTGAATATAGATCCTACTATTATTAAAAATAGTACTAATAGTAACTTTTGTTTTAACTTTTTCACTGGTTCTTCCTCCTGTATTAAGCTTTATAAAGTCCTTAATACACTACAGTACTAGTTCTTCTTCATCTTCTTCTAATAAATAATCACCATACTCAACAATGTCAAATCCCTGCTCTCCTTCATAAGCTAACTTTGACATCTGGTGCAGATTATACTTAAACGGAGTTTCATAAGTTATGCATTTTCCACCAATATCTAATAAATCTCCTCCCCAATCTAACTTTTTCAGCCAATCCCTCCCCTCATAAAATCTCTCTTCATTTTTGTTTTCATATTTAGTATCTTCTTGAGAATTAGACAATCCCCACGCTTCAATATTTCTTATCATTTGTTTTTGTAACAAGTTTTCACTACTCCTATTTGCATATATAGACCTCAAATCAAAAATTCCTTGATACCTACAAGGTTCGCTATTTATATCTGCACTTTCCCATTCAACTTGGAATTCTACTTTTACACTCTCAACTTTATCATCATCCATTATCTTTGCCCATGTACATAATAAACCATTAGCTTCTTTGAAACTGCCTAAATTAGCTTCTTTCATGGAAATATTATTATCTAGCCCTTTTATATAAATATTTTTTATGGGAAGAACATTCGAAGGTTTGTAATTATAGTAAGCATCACTTTTA is a window encoding:
- a CDS encoding VirD4-like conjugal transfer protein, CD1115 family codes for the protein MKKLKQKLLLVLFLIIVGSIFNIYFSTNLHLLLSRQSTRLSIPETKYCIESMVSSKQHLMLFLCLNSLIVILVVLLMMTNNKPYESRLISITPDISTPVAVGQKQFGSARWLTEKEKEEAFESFILDEEDPLIKYLIEHGQDDLKEDIEKEGEENEEKEQAQQCISNTEQEICIENSEDKFENVSSDPKKYISKGGIVLGLNKEKGKEKIYFIGEDVHSLCIGATRCGKTRTEVLQSVGVMALAGESMIFSDPKAELYQYTHIFLERLGYEVIAIDFKNPLKSNRYNFLQPIIEAVDRDDIAAAVDATWDLTSQLVGEPKGERIWTDGNASIIASSIMSVVYDNRHGANKKYQNMTNVYFFISEMCKTIGKTMPIIEYNKRLSPTHPAKGLLAISEVAPSKTRGSFYTAALTTLRLFTNPLINSMTNASDYDPKETGSKKRALFIILPDENTTYYPLASLLVAQHYSELVKSADARGGRLKNRVNFLLEEFGNFTQIPDFSSKLTVGGGRGIRFNLILQGFSQLDEKYGKDVAKTIKGNCENWVYLQSDDSETLEELSKKLGNYTVSTYSLSASHGKFTNPSSSHSINLTGRALLTTDEIRLIKRPYSLITSRNNPGMMHCPDLSQWNFNKMYGLGDMEHNRKVRELRENRRPARTARMEDMQLWGIWHYYTAKSAGGMVEAFKDSIISNYNPTDTEYEENRKEDFYGEE